A single genomic interval of Cupriavidus sp. MP-37 harbors:
- the purB gene encoding adenylosuccinate lyase, translated as MTSSSLSPLTALSPIDGRYAAKADALREWLSEAAFMRNRVKVEVHWLIALSQAGLPDMPKFSAASEAALLALVDKFSEADAARIKDIEAVTNHDVKAVEYWLKEQVKGNAELEAASEFIHFACTSEDINNTSHGMMLKGAREGVVVPALKRVHARLVELARLNAAQPMLSRTHGQPASPTTLGKEMANVAARLARAIQRIEQVELLGKMNGAVGNYNAHLSAYPSFDWEAFSKQVIETRLGLTFNPYTIQIEPHDYMAELFDAIARANTILLDLNRDVWGYISLGYFKQKTKAGEIGSSTMPHKVNPIDFENSEGNLGLANAVLRHLSEKLPVSRWQRDLTDSTVLRNIGVAFGYSLLAYEACLRGLGKLETNPERLDEDLDNCWEVLAEPVQTVMRRFGVPNPYEQLKELTRGKGISREALQTFINGLAIPDDAKKLLLEMTPASYIGKATVLAERI; from the coding sequence ATGACCTCCTCCTCGCTTTCGCCGCTCACCGCCCTGTCCCCGATCGATGGCCGTTACGCCGCCAAGGCCGATGCGCTGCGCGAATGGCTGTCCGAGGCGGCCTTCATGCGCAACCGCGTCAAGGTCGAGGTGCACTGGCTGATCGCGCTGTCGCAGGCCGGCCTGCCCGACATGCCGAAGTTCTCGGCCGCGTCCGAGGCCGCACTGCTGGCGCTGGTGGACAAGTTCAGCGAAGCCGACGCGGCCCGCATCAAGGACATCGAGGCGGTCACCAACCATGACGTGAAGGCGGTCGAGTACTGGCTCAAGGAGCAGGTCAAGGGCAACGCCGAACTGGAAGCCGCGAGCGAGTTCATCCATTTCGCCTGCACCTCGGAAGACATCAACAACACCTCGCACGGCATGATGCTCAAGGGCGCGCGCGAGGGCGTGGTGGTGCCGGCGCTCAAGCGCGTGCACGCACGCCTGGTCGAGCTGGCCCGGCTCAATGCCGCCCAGCCGATGCTGTCGCGCACCCATGGCCAGCCGGCCAGCCCGACTACCCTGGGCAAGGAAATGGCCAACGTGGCCGCGCGCCTGGCGCGTGCGATCCAGCGCATCGAGCAGGTCGAGCTGCTGGGCAAGATGAACGGCGCCGTGGGCAACTACAACGCGCATCTGTCGGCCTACCCGAGCTTCGACTGGGAAGCGTTCTCGAAGCAGGTCATCGAAACCCGCCTGGGCCTGACCTTCAACCCGTACACCATCCAGATCGAGCCGCACGACTACATGGCCGAGCTGTTCGACGCGATTGCCCGCGCCAACACCATCCTGCTGGACCTGAACCGCGACGTCTGGGGCTATATCTCGCTGGGCTACTTCAAGCAGAAGACCAAGGCCGGCGAAATCGGCTCGTCGACCATGCCGCACAAGGTCAACCCGATCGATTTCGAGAACTCGGAGGGCAACCTGGGCCTGGCCAACGCGGTGCTGCGCCACCTGTCCGAGAAGCTGCCGGTGTCGCGCTGGCAGCGCGACCTGACCGACTCGACCGTGCTGCGCAATATCGGCGTGGCCTTCGGCTACAGCCTGCTGGCCTACGAGGCCTGCCTGCGCGGCCTGGGCAAGCTCGAGACCAACCCGGAGCGCCTGGACGAGGACCTCGACAACTGCTGGGAAGTGCTGGCCGAGCCGGTGCAGACCGTGATGCGCCGTTTCGGCGTGCCCAACCCGTACGAGCAGCTCAAGGAACTGACCCGCGGCAAGGGCATCTCGCGCGAGGCGCTGCAAACCTTCATCAACGGCCTGGCGATCCCGGACGACGCCAAGAAGCTGCTGCTGGAGATGACGCCCGCCAGCTATATCGGCAAGGCCACGGTGCTCGCCGAGCGCATCTGA
- a CDS encoding cytochrome b — MRSTATAPAGYGATAIALHWLVALAIFAAFGLGLYMTGIPGLTPTKLKLYSWHKWLGVTIFAIAVLRVLWRATHAAPPVAPGTPAWQARAAAGAHHLLYLLIVIVPVSGYLYSSAAGVPVVYLGLWKMPALIEKSDALKEVLKFTHIWLNYLMAAVVVVHAAAALKHQFVDRDGTLGRMLPFLR; from the coding sequence ATGCGTTCTACCGCCACTGCCCCCGCCGGCTACGGTGCCACCGCGATCGCCCTGCACTGGCTGGTGGCGCTGGCCATCTTTGCCGCGTTCGGGCTGGGCCTGTACATGACCGGCATTCCGGGGCTGACGCCGACCAAGCTCAAGCTGTACTCGTGGCACAAGTGGCTGGGCGTGACGATCTTCGCCATCGCCGTGCTGCGCGTGCTGTGGCGCGCCACCCACGCCGCGCCGCCGGTGGCGCCCGGCACCCCGGCGTGGCAGGCCAGGGCGGCGGCCGGGGCCCACCACCTGCTGTACCTGCTGATCGTGATCGTGCCGGTCAGCGGCTACCTGTACAGCTCGGCCGCGGGCGTGCCGGTGGTCTACCTGGGCCTGTGGAAGATGCCGGCGCTGATCGAGAAAAGCGATGCCCTGAAGGAAGTGCTGAAGTTCACCCATATCTGGCTGAACTACCTGATGGCGGCCGTGGTCGTTGTCCATGCGGCCGCGGCGCTGAAACACCAGTTTGTCGACCGTGACGGCACGCTGGGCCGGATGCTGCCGTTCCTGCGCTGA
- a CDS encoding YceI family protein, giving the protein MKRNSRRGSATIRATLAAVLAATGIAANLAWAQVDAARSSVTAVARQIGVPMEGKFKKFDANVSFDPAKLATSSAKIEIDVASFEIGDAETTKEVKGKDWFDAAKYPKAVFQSTSIKNGTPGKYDVAGKLTIKGKTVDVVVPATYRQEGGAQVFEGALPIKRTAFNIGDGEWKDTSVVADDVQIKFRIVLARK; this is encoded by the coding sequence ATGAAACGCAATTCCCGCCGCGGCTCGGCCACTATCCGCGCCACCCTGGCCGCCGTGCTGGCCGCCACCGGCATCGCCGCCAACCTGGCCTGGGCCCAGGTCGACGCCGCCCGGAGTTCGGTGACCGCGGTGGCGCGCCAGATCGGCGTGCCGATGGAGGGCAAGTTCAAGAAGTTCGACGCCAACGTCAGCTTCGACCCCGCCAAGCTGGCAACGTCGTCGGCCAAGATCGAGATCGACGTGGCCAGCTTCGAGATCGGCGATGCCGAGACCACCAAGGAAGTGAAGGGCAAGGACTGGTTCGACGCCGCCAAGTACCCCAAGGCGGTGTTCCAGTCGACCAGCATCAAGAACGGCACGCCGGGCAAGTACGACGTGGCCGGCAAGCTGACCATCAAGGGCAAGACCGTGGACGTGGTGGTGCCCGCCACCTACCGCCAGGAGGGCGGCGCGCAGGTGTTCGAGGGCGCGCTGCCGATCAAGCGCACCGCGTTCAATATCGGCGACGGCGAATGGAAGGACACCTCCGTGGTCGCCGACGACGTCCAGATCAAATTCCGTATCGTGCTGGCCAGGAAGTAA
- a CDS encoding YceI family protein has product MKLRSLVAAVAAVSATAAFGVASANTVTYNLDPTHTYPSFEADHLGGLSTWRGKFDKSSGVVTLDRAAKAGSVEVNIDPASIDFGNAKLNQHAKGPDMFDVQAFPEATYKGKFSKFKGDVPTEVDGVLTLRGVSKPVKLEIREFKCIQHPMLKREACGADAVGQFNRTDFGLDYGVKMGFKPEVKLAIQVEGVRAD; this is encoded by the coding sequence ATGAAACTGCGTTCCCTCGTTGCCGCCGTCGCGGCCGTTTCCGCAACCGCCGCCTTCGGCGTGGCCTCGGCCAATACCGTGACGTACAACCTCGATCCGACCCATACCTACCCCAGCTTCGAGGCCGACCACCTGGGCGGCCTGTCGACCTGGCGCGGCAAGTTCGACAAGTCCAGCGGCGTGGTGACGCTGGACCGCGCCGCCAAGGCGGGCTCGGTCGAGGTCAACATCGACCCGGCTTCGATCGATTTCGGCAATGCCAAGCTGAACCAGCACGCCAAGGGCCCGGACATGTTCGACGTGCAGGCCTTCCCCGAGGCCACCTACAAGGGCAAGTTCTCCAAGTTCAAGGGCGACGTGCCGACCGAGGTCGACGGCGTGCTGACGCTGCGCGGCGTGTCCAAGCCGGTCAAGCTGGAAATCCGCGAGTTCAAGTGCATCCAGCACCCGATGCTCAAGCGCGAAGCGTGCGGCGCCGACGCCGTGGGCCAGTTCAACCGGACCGATTTCGGCCTGGACTATGGCGTCAAGATGGGCTTCAAGCCCGAAGTCAAGCTCGCCATCCAGGTGGAAGGCGTGCGCGCCGACTGA
- a CDS encoding class I SAM-dependent methyltransferase: MYSKTQIDPVVSFRNSQGEQVRGTIVNLQRKSLVMEIYNPYSIVQVSEVLSELSVRMGEKNAYLGKAVVMSLVNTGLTAVVSLTLIDEWLELSNLDDEPKSVARESLQFVQDWEKRFNIRRDYQIVVNEMRAFLSEVSRWVEQVDMTSTLPKEGDTLRMDVFEELATPIALKIREYSARLDGEAAHVPEEDTVMHRTFTQAALHPLLLRSPFVFRTYTKPLGYAGDYEMVNQILSDPRQGPSTYFQIVNATFLQSSVAAAHRNRIDLLVDFLVRMAEQARAAGSPFRLLNVGCGPAVEINRFITEYPEPHWLSFQLLDFSQETLDYARDRINESCRKANARMEVEYVHHSVHELLKRRIDPDPSLREFDGIYCAGLFDYLSDRVCARLLNYFSTRTHPEGRILATNVHVNNPERYSMEHMLEWYLIYRDEAGMASLLPANTRDSRTYADPTGVNVFVEAVVTDPAKA, from the coding sequence GTGTACTCCAAAACGCAAATCGATCCGGTAGTTAGTTTCCGCAACTCGCAGGGCGAGCAGGTGCGGGGCACCATTGTCAATCTCCAGAGAAAGTCTCTGGTGATGGAGATCTACAACCCGTATTCGATCGTGCAGGTCAGCGAGGTGCTGAGCGAGCTCAGTGTCCGCATGGGCGAGAAGAACGCGTATCTCGGCAAGGCCGTGGTGATGAGCCTGGTAAACACCGGCCTGACCGCGGTGGTGTCGCTGACGCTGATCGACGAATGGCTGGAGCTGAGCAATCTCGACGACGAGCCCAAGTCGGTGGCGCGCGAATCGCTGCAGTTCGTGCAGGACTGGGAGAAGCGCTTCAATATCCGGCGCGACTACCAGATCGTCGTCAACGAGATGCGCGCTTTCCTGTCCGAGGTGTCGCGCTGGGTCGAGCAGGTCGACATGACCAGCACGCTGCCCAAGGAGGGCGATACCCTGCGCATGGACGTGTTCGAGGAACTGGCCACGCCGATCGCGCTGAAGATCCGCGAGTATTCCGCCCGGCTCGACGGCGAGGCGGCGCATGTGCCGGAAGAAGACACCGTGATGCACCGCACCTTCACCCAGGCGGCGCTGCATCCTTTGCTGCTGCGCTCGCCATTCGTGTTCCGCACCTACACCAAGCCGCTCGGCTATGCCGGCGACTACGAGATGGTCAACCAGATCCTGTCGGATCCGCGCCAGGGGCCCAGCACCTACTTCCAGATCGTCAATGCGACCTTCCTGCAGTCGTCCGTGGCCGCCGCGCATCGCAACCGGATCGACCTGCTGGTGGATTTCCTGGTGCGCATGGCAGAGCAGGCGCGCGCCGCGGGCAGTCCGTTCCGGCTGCTGAACGTGGGTTGCGGCCCGGCGGTCGAGATCAACCGCTTCATCACCGAATACCCCGAACCGCACTGGCTCTCGTTCCAGCTGCTCGACTTCAGCCAGGAAACCCTGGACTACGCCCGCGACCGCATCAACGAGAGCTGCCGCAAGGCCAACGCCAGGATGGAGGTGGAGTACGTCCACCACTCCGTGCATGAGCTGCTCAAGCGCCGCATCGACCCGGACCCGTCGCTGCGCGAGTTTGACGGCATCTATTGCGCCGGCCTGTTCGACTACCTGTCCGACCGGGTCTGCGCGCGCCTGCTCAATTATTTCTCCACGCGCACCCACCCCGAGGGGCGCATCCTTGCCACCAACGTCCACGTCAACAACCCGGAACGGTACAGCATGGAACATATGCTGGAGTGGTACCTGATCTATCGCGACGAGGCCGGCATGGCGTCGCTTCTGCCTGCCAATACGCGCGACAGCCGCACTTATGCCGACCCGACCGGGGTCAACGTGTTCGTCGAAGCGGTAGTGACCGATCCGGCCAAGGCCTGA
- a CDS encoding sensor histidine kinase — protein MLKRTASRYSPYEADLREFRLVSSRAGALTAIVLVMAGVGLDYGIYPGHQLQFFVARLVVSALIGLILLMLVNQAGRRFVQPLTLAWLLLPQMMIAWMIATTDGAASIYYAGLNLVIFAVGIAMPMGLWQTIGFGVVTYLMYLAACLIHPDGLAQRAHFIVNSLFILFSIVASAVYTFMNERGHFHLIRLKEELARKNEELADINRRLADIKGQMLQQEKMAAIGTLAAGLLHEVNNPVNFCLMAIEVAMEEPPAKQSPALEECLVDAKQGMQRIQHIVSDLKTFAYRKPGAEVEGTPFLFEKALDSSIRLTAHELRGVTLTRELAPDTLVLGDEAAIIGVLINLFSNAALAMRKAGTAAPAIHTTARWDNHRLHVTVRDNGPGIPKENLARVFEPFFTTREVGQGLGLGLSISYAVIERHGGQLFAESELGQWTAFSFDLPRAE, from the coding sequence ATGCTGAAACGGACCGCGAGCAGGTATTCCCCGTACGAAGCCGACCTGCGCGAGTTCCGCCTGGTATCGAGCCGGGCAGGCGCGCTGACGGCCATCGTGCTGGTGATGGCGGGTGTCGGGCTCGACTACGGCATCTATCCGGGGCACCAGCTGCAGTTCTTCGTCGCGCGCCTGGTGGTTTCCGCGCTGATCGGGCTGATCCTGCTGATGCTGGTCAACCAGGCCGGCAGGCGCTTCGTGCAGCCGCTGACACTGGCCTGGCTGCTGCTGCCGCAAATGATGATCGCATGGATGATCGCCACCACCGACGGGGCGGCGTCGATCTACTATGCCGGGCTGAACCTGGTGATCTTCGCGGTCGGGATCGCCATGCCGATGGGGTTGTGGCAGACCATCGGCTTCGGCGTGGTGACCTACCTGATGTACCTGGCCGCCTGCCTGATCCACCCGGACGGGCTGGCGCAGCGCGCGCACTTCATCGTCAATTCGCTGTTCATCCTGTTTTCGATCGTGGCCAGCGCGGTCTACACCTTCATGAACGAGCGCGGGCATTTCCACCTGATCCGCCTGAAGGAAGAGCTGGCGCGCAAGAACGAAGAGCTGGCCGACATCAACCGGCGCCTGGCCGACATCAAGGGCCAGATGCTGCAGCAGGAAAAGATGGCCGCCATCGGCACGCTGGCCGCGGGCCTGCTGCACGAGGTCAACAATCCGGTCAATTTCTGCCTGATGGCCATCGAAGTGGCGATGGAAGAGCCGCCGGCCAAGCAGAGTCCGGCACTGGAAGAATGCCTGGTCGATGCCAAGCAGGGCATGCAGCGCATCCAGCATATCGTGTCGGACCTGAAGACCTTCGCCTACCGCAAGCCTGGCGCCGAGGTGGAAGGCACGCCGTTCCTGTTCGAGAAGGCGCTCGATTCGTCGATCCGCCTGACCGCGCACGAGCTGCGCGGCGTGACCCTGACGCGCGAGCTGGCGCCCGACACCCTGGTGCTCGGCGACGAGGCCGCCATCATCGGCGTGCTGATCAACCTGTTCTCGAACGCGGCGCTGGCCATGCGCAAGGCCGGCACGGCCGCGCCCGCGATCCATACCACGGCCCGCTGGGACAACCATCGCCTGCACGTCACCGTGCGCGACAACGGGCCCGGCATCCCGAAGGAGAACCTTGCGCGCGTGTTCGAGCCGTTTTTCACCACGCGCGAGGTGGGGCAGGGGCTTGGCCTGGGCCTGTCGATCAGCTACGCCGTGATCGAGCGCCATGGCGGCCAATTGTTTGCCGAGAGCGAACTCGGCCAGTGGACGGCGTTCAGCTTCGACCTGCCGCGTGCGGAGTAA
- a CDS encoding hybrid sensor histidine kinase/response regulator → MSEVLQARPAILYVDDEDMARKYFARAVGADYEVLLAGSADEAMSVLRSDPARVAILVTDFRMPGRDGGVLLRQVAQAYPQVVRILVTAYADKELLLQTVNSGEIFQILEKPLSVSNLRDVLARAAERHRERTLRQHRLMAIDETLAFLAHELNTPLAAIANFARGISGRVAGEYSAQRQSEIGQAASAMHDNAQYCLAVLSSFLQSVRDSAGSVPARRSAGNEASASALVSALLDSYPFVGGQRSWVEVELQGDFPVQTLPNCVALVLSSVMSNALRALADVAAPSLRFVVAAQPHAAIRICDNGPGIPPEVMDRLLVDPVTTHASAGGSGLGMIFCNRVMQSFGGGIRIESAPGAGTTVTLDFPSFKSRTHRSE, encoded by the coding sequence ATGAGCGAAGTCCTGCAGGCGCGGCCTGCCATTCTCTACGTCGACGACGAAGACATGGCGCGCAAGTACTTCGCCCGCGCCGTCGGGGCAGACTACGAAGTGCTGCTGGCCGGCAGCGCCGACGAGGCCATGTCGGTGCTGCGTTCCGATCCTGCCCGCGTGGCCATCCTGGTGACGGATTTCCGCATGCCCGGGCGCGATGGCGGCGTGCTGCTGCGGCAGGTGGCCCAGGCCTATCCGCAGGTGGTGCGCATCCTGGTCACGGCCTATGCCGACAAGGAGCTGCTGCTGCAGACCGTCAACAGCGGCGAAATCTTCCAGATCCTGGAAAAACCGCTGAGCGTGAGCAACCTGCGCGACGTGCTGGCAAGGGCCGCCGAGCGCCATCGCGAACGCACGCTGCGCCAGCACCGGCTGATGGCGATCGACGAGACCCTGGCCTTCCTGGCGCACGAGCTCAATACGCCGCTGGCCGCCATTGCCAATTTTGCGCGCGGCATCAGCGGACGCGTGGCCGGCGAATACAGCGCGCAGCGCCAGAGCGAAATCGGCCAGGCCGCCAGCGCGATGCATGACAACGCCCAGTATTGCCTGGCGGTGCTGTCCTCGTTCCTGCAGTCGGTGCGTGACAGCGCCGGCAGCGTCCCGGCCCGGCGCAGTGCCGGCAACGAAGCCAGTGCCAGCGCGCTGGTGTCCGCGTTGCTCGACAGCTATCCCTTCGTGGGCGGCCAGCGCAGCTGGGTGGAGGTGGAGCTGCAGGGAGACTTTCCCGTGCAGACCCTGCCCAACTGCGTGGCGCTGGTGCTGTCCTCGGTGATGAGCAATGCGCTGCGGGCGCTGGCCGATGTCGCCGCGCCGTCGCTGCGCTTCGTCGTGGCCGCGCAGCCGCATGCCGCCATCCGCATCTGCGACAACGGCCCCGGCATTCCGCCCGAAGTGATGGACCGGCTGCTGGTCGACCCCGTCACCACCCACGCCAGCGCCGGCGGCAGCGGCCTAGGCATGATTTTCTGCAACCGCGTCATGCAGTCCTTTGGCGGCGGGATCCGGATCGAATCCGCACCCGGCGCCGGCACGACGGTGACGCTGGACTTTCCAAGTTTCAAGAGTCGAACGCACAGGAGTGAGTAA
- a CDS encoding response regulator, whose translation MTEPNATQAPPPAILFVDDEATAVKYFQRAIGALAPVVTGGSVEEGKALLDAHADSLAVLVSDQRMPGEYGNELLRYARERYPHIVRILTTAYSELDQTVEAVNQGQIHRYIKKPWDITALRMELKQALELSGLRKERDQLVREKLSVLQTQTVASRIGMVHALCASLIGPGRFQPVETYLAGVDLAGAGSADPDWQRMDYADLVRAEAERSGNFGHAVGTRLAALRSANAGKGAADAAAVIADALGSEVVRRDGDAVVWTQPAALAEFLAQPVGSAVSAQHAAWLASLLWLEEAGGALKFVRDGDTIVCRAAPRSESFASDRLAAWIERFSMPA comes from the coding sequence ATGACCGAACCGAATGCCACCCAGGCACCACCCCCGGCGATTCTGTTCGTCGATGACGAGGCCACGGCAGTCAAGTATTTCCAGCGCGCCATCGGTGCGCTGGCGCCGGTGGTCACCGGTGGCTCCGTCGAGGAGGGCAAGGCACTGCTGGACGCCCATGCCGATAGCCTGGCGGTACTGGTGTCGGACCAGCGCATGCCGGGTGAGTACGGCAACGAACTGCTGCGCTACGCGCGCGAGCGCTACCCGCACATCGTGCGCATCCTGACCACCGCGTACTCGGAACTCGACCAGACCGTCGAGGCGGTGAACCAGGGCCAGATCCATCGCTATATCAAGAAGCCATGGGACATCACCGCGCTGCGCATGGAACTCAAGCAGGCGCTGGAACTGTCGGGGTTGCGCAAGGAGCGCGACCAGCTGGTGCGCGAGAAACTGTCGGTGCTGCAGACCCAGACCGTGGCCTCGCGCATCGGCATGGTGCACGCGCTGTGCGCCAGCCTGATCGGCCCGGGCCGCTTCCAGCCGGTGGAAACCTATCTCGCCGGTGTCGACCTGGCCGGTGCCGGCAGCGCCGATCCTGACTGGCAGCGCATGGACTATGCCGACCTGGTGCGCGCCGAAGCCGAGCGCAGCGGCAACTTCGGCCATGCCGTGGGCACGCGCCTGGCCGCGCTGCGCAGCGCCAATGCGGGCAAGGGCGCTGCCGATGCCGCCGCCGTGATTGCCGACGCGCTCGGCAGCGAGGTGGTGCGCCGCGACGGCGATGCGGTGGTCTGGACCCAGCCGGCCGCGCTGGCCGAGTTCCTGGCCCAGCCCGTGGGCTCGGCGGTGTCGGCGCAGCATGCCGCCTGGCTGGCCAGCCTGCTGTGGCTGGAAGAGGCCGGCGGCGCGCTGAAGTTCGTCCGCGACGGCGACACCATCGTCTGCCGCGCCGCCCCGCGCAGCGAGAGCTTCGCCTCCGACCGGCTGGCGGCATGGATCGAGCGGTTCTCGATGCCGGCCTGA
- the secF gene encoding protein translocase subunit SecF, whose amino-acid sequence MEFFRIRRDIPFMKHALIFNVISFLTFAAAVFFLWQKGLHLSIEFTGGTVMEVSYQQAADLEKIRGQVGKLGYTDVQVQNFGTSRDVMIRLPLQKGADGKPVTSAQQSEQVMGALTAASPDVKLQRVEFVGPQVGKELATDGLLALLCVVAGIVIYLSFRFEWKFAVAGIIANLHDIVIILGFFAFFQWEFSLSVLAAILAVLGYSVNESVVIFDRIREAFRKYRKMTTHEVIDHAITSTMSRTIITHGSTEMMVLSMFFFGGPTLHYFALALTVGILFGIYSSVFVAAALAMWLGVKREDLVKGEKKGESTDRNDPNYGAQA is encoded by the coding sequence ATGGAATTCTTCCGCATCCGGCGCGACATTCCGTTCATGAAGCACGCGTTGATCTTCAACGTGATCTCCTTCCTGACGTTTGCCGCGGCCGTGTTCTTCCTCTGGCAAAAGGGCCTGCACCTGTCGATCGAATTCACCGGCGGCACGGTGATGGAGGTCAGCTACCAGCAGGCGGCCGACCTGGAAAAGATCCGCGGCCAGGTAGGCAAGCTCGGCTATACCGACGTGCAGGTGCAGAACTTCGGCACCTCGCGCGACGTGATGATCCGCCTGCCGCTGCAGAAGGGCGCGGACGGCAAGCCCGTCACGTCGGCCCAGCAGAGCGAGCAGGTGATGGGCGCGCTGACCGCGGCGTCGCCCGACGTCAAGCTGCAGCGCGTCGAGTTCGTCGGCCCGCAGGTGGGCAAGGAGCTGGCCACCGACGGCCTGCTGGCGCTGCTGTGCGTGGTGGCGGGTATCGTGATCTACCTGTCGTTCCGCTTCGAGTGGAAGTTCGCGGTGGCGGGCATCATCGCCAACCTGCACGACATCGTCATCATCCTGGGCTTCTTCGCCTTCTTCCAGTGGGAATTCTCGCTGTCGGTGCTGGCGGCGATCCTGGCGGTGCTGGGCTACTCGGTCAACGAATCGGTGGTGATCTTCGACCGGATCCGCGAGGCCTTCCGCAAGTACCGCAAGATGACCACGCACGAGGTCATCGACCACGCCATCACCAGCACCATGTCGCGCACCATCATCACCCACGGCTCGACCGAAATGATGGTGCTGTCGATGTTCTTCTTCGGCGGCCCGACGCTGCACTACTTCGCGCTGGCGCTGACGGTGGGCATCCTGTTCGGCATCTACTCGTCGGTGTTCGTTGCCGCGGCGCTGGCGATGTGGCTGGGCGTGAAGCGCGAAGACCTGGTCAAGGGCGAGAAGAAGGGCGAGTCGACCGACCGCAACGACCCCAACTACGGCGCGCAGGCCTGA